In Acinetobacter sp. C32I, one genomic interval encodes:
- a CDS encoding AraC family transcriptional regulator, which translates to MPLNKQFERTVPGTYIALMVDVVSRWDISADELLSNSGFTQEQLVQPLWRADAKIVMSILRRALELTRVPALEFGFYLGMQMTITCHGLMGMTAMLAQDVKQALNIAQEFISLQSSIHTIKLDVVDTNAVIIFEQTEAYYLDEVIQIALLLGFAQMGKNISGQELTGFADVQFSKPDYFDKLLPLIPGEVRFNRPSTRLEFKKEILDLPLLHSDAIAERLAREECKSQLRKLLKQNSFNSTLQDLIYDEAMGISPLTEILKKVQMSERALQRKLENEGTNFRTLVDKVRCEKAIQLLKNPNLSLENIAAHLGYTNTKNFSRAFKRWTGTSPRRY; encoded by the coding sequence ATGCCCTTAAATAAACAATTCGAAAGAACAGTACCTGGCACTTATATTGCGCTCATGGTTGATGTGGTATCACGTTGGGATATATCAGCGGATGAACTACTCAGCAACTCAGGCTTCACTCAAGAGCAATTGGTGCAGCCTTTATGGCGGGCTGATGCAAAAATTGTGATGTCGATCCTACGACGAGCACTTGAACTGACTCGAGTTCCTGCACTCGAATTTGGTTTTTATCTGGGTATGCAAATGACCATTACCTGTCATGGTTTAATGGGGATGACAGCAATGCTTGCACAAGATGTAAAACAAGCACTCAATATTGCACAGGAGTTTATTTCACTTCAATCCAGTATTCACACCATCAAACTTGATGTTGTTGATACGAATGCAGTTATCATCTTTGAACAGACCGAAGCCTATTATTTGGATGAGGTTATTCAGATTGCGTTATTGCTTGGCTTTGCGCAGATGGGGAAAAATATCTCAGGACAAGAATTGACTGGTTTTGCCGATGTACAATTTAGTAAACCCGATTATTTTGATAAATTGCTGCCGTTAATTCCTGGTGAAGTGCGATTTAATCGCCCCTCTACCCGTTTAGAATTTAAAAAAGAAATATTAGATCTTCCATTACTGCATTCTGATGCTATTGCAGAGCGTCTGGCACGAGAGGAATGTAAATCACAGCTACGTAAGTTATTAAAACAAAATAGTTTTAATAGTACTCTGCAAGATTTGATCTATGATGAGGCGATGGGAATAAGCCCTTTAACTGAAATCTTAAAGAAAGTTCAAATGTCTGAACGGGCCTTGCAACGAAAACTGGAAAATGAAGGCACAAATTTTAGAACATTAGTCGATAAAGTAAGATGTGAAAAAGCCATCCAACTACTCAAAAATCCCAACTTATCACTTGAAAACATTGCAGCTCATCTTGGCTATACCAACACCAAAAATTTCTCTCGTGCTTTTAAACGCTGGACTGGAACGTCTCCACGTCGCTATTAG
- a CDS encoding putative solute-binding protein, whose product MKRIALAILTTSMMSVSASTQAAIDVCVFDILGKSGEAYKMMQDWALAAKGWGADINLLAITDEQVADNNFKAGKCAGVAMTSMRARPYNKFVGSIDSLGGVPSDEIAKRAITFVSDPRNAAKMTTNLGGNKYEVVGISPLGSAYIFVRDKSINSIEKAAGKKFAVLGYDDAQKLIVQRVGAQAVLSDISNFAAKFNNGQVDMIGAPAYAYKPLELSKGLGSNGVMYNFPVLQVTANLVIRPEKFPAGFGQKSRDWSVKQLPKIFATIKRLEAEIPAKYKMNLTSEDKLKYQKMMRDGRIELTQRGIYDASMMSVLKKARCSVDKANFECALAGE is encoded by the coding sequence ATGAAAAGAATCGCATTAGCTATCTTAACAACTTCAATGATGAGTGTTTCTGCTTCAACCCAAGCAGCGATTGATGTTTGTGTTTTTGATATTTTAGGTAAGTCTGGTGAGGCTTATAAAATGATGCAAGACTGGGCATTGGCAGCCAAAGGCTGGGGTGCAGATATTAATCTATTGGCGATCACGGATGAACAGGTCGCTGACAATAATTTTAAAGCAGGGAAGTGTGCGGGCGTGGCAATGACTTCAATGCGTGCCCGTCCATACAATAAATTTGTAGGTTCAATTGATTCTTTAGGTGGTGTACCTAGTGACGAGATCGCAAAACGTGCTATTACCTTTGTATCTGATCCACGCAATGCAGCGAAAATGACCACTAATCTTGGTGGCAATAAATATGAAGTAGTTGGAATTTCCCCTTTAGGTTCAGCTTATATCTTTGTTCGTGACAAAAGTATTAATTCAATTGAAAAAGCCGCAGGTAAAAAGTTTGCGGTATTGGGTTATGACGATGCACAAAAATTGATTGTACAACGTGTTGGTGCGCAAGCTGTACTTTCTGATATTTCCAACTTTGCTGCTAAATTTAACAATGGTCAGGTAGATATGATTGGCGCACCAGCTTATGCATATAAACCTTTGGAACTTAGCAAAGGTTTAGGCAGCAATGGGGTCATGTATAATTTTCCTGTATTACAAGTTACTGCAAATCTGGTCATTCGTCCTGAAAAATTTCCTGCTGGTTTTGGGCAAAAATCCCGTGATTGGTCGGTTAAGCAACTACCGAAAATCTTTGCAACCATTAAGCGTTTAGAAGCTGAAATTCCTGCAAAATATAAGATGAATTTAACCTCTGAAGATAAATTGAAATATCAAAAAATGATGCGTGATGGACGTATTGAATTGACTCAACGCGGAATTTACGATGCTAGTATGATGTCTGTATTAAAGAAAGCGCGTTGCTCTGTGGATAAAGCCAACTTTGAGTGTGCTTTGGCAGGAGAGTAA
- a CDS encoding FdhF/YdeP family oxidoreductase: protein MDNSEQPIHKQENTSFARIEPYTQPAGGWGALLSVARNLKRQDILKKGSITLLNINQPTGFDCPGCAWPEKKDAHAFNFCENGAKAVAFEATSKTVTPEFFAQHTVSWLAEQNDFYLEDLGRLTDPMRYDPVSDKYVPISWDEAFQLIAKHLQALDHPDQAAFYTSGRASNEAAFLYQLFVRSFGTNNFPDCSNMCHETTSVGLKDAIGLGKGTVILDDFDQADAIFSFGHNPGTNHPRMLATLREVSRRGGNIVAINPIKERGLERFQDPQAPLEMMTNGSTPISRYYFQPKIGGDYALMFGVMKHLLEWDKKALAKGKASVFDRSFIEMNTIGFDEMLAEIDGTEWFEIHKHTGLSPEHLESIAKMYLDAKTAIFCWGMGITQHRHGTANIHMLANLMLARGHIGRPGAGLCPVRGHSNVQGDRTMGINENPSDALLDSIDRVFGIKSPRKHGFGVVDTIKAMYEGDVKVFIGLGGNFAVATPDTPYTQEALRRCNLTVNITTKLNRSHLVCGKDALMLPCLGRTEVDMQVHGAQAISVEDSMSNVHLSAGRNPPISENILSEPDIVARMAEAALPESKVKWRWYIESYDRIRDSIADVFDEFHDFNQRVYQPSGFHLEHPANQHVWNTPSGKAQFLITPLAEVYEDKENQYAAAYSEQQVYTLMTTRSHDQYNTTLYGLDDRYRGVFGQRRVLFMNQADIDAAGFEADQWVDIESVFSDGVKRIVHSFRIVPYNIPQGSLAAYYPETNPLVALGSHDKYAKIPASKSIPVILHAGNAPAHFNLNVEVDPEHANERVSSV, encoded by the coding sequence ATGGATAACTCAGAACAACCCATTCATAAGCAAGAAAATACCAGTTTTGCCAGAATTGAACCCTATACCCAACCCGCAGGCGGATGGGGCGCATTGCTGAGTGTTGCCCGAAATCTAAAAAGGCAAGACATTTTAAAAAAAGGTTCAATCACCTTACTTAATATTAATCAGCCGACTGGTTTTGACTGTCCGGGCTGTGCATGGCCTGAGAAGAAAGATGCACATGCCTTTAACTTCTGTGAAAACGGTGCCAAAGCAGTGGCTTTCGAAGCAACCAGTAAAACGGTAACACCTGAATTTTTTGCACAACATACCGTAAGCTGGCTCGCTGAACAGAATGATTTCTATCTGGAAGATTTGGGTCGTTTAACTGACCCGATGCGTTATGACCCTGTGTCAGATAAATATGTACCGATTTCTTGGGATGAAGCTTTTCAGTTGATTGCCAAACATCTACAAGCACTCGATCATCCTGATCAAGCTGCATTTTATACCTCTGGGCGTGCCAGCAATGAAGCGGCTTTTTTGTACCAATTATTTGTCCGCAGCTTCGGGACTAATAATTTCCCAGACTGTTCCAATATGTGCCATGAAACCACCAGTGTTGGCTTAAAAGATGCGATTGGTTTAGGTAAGGGCACGGTTATTTTGGATGATTTCGATCAAGCAGATGCCATTTTTAGCTTTGGGCATAATCCAGGCACCAACCATCCACGGATGTTGGCAACCTTAAGAGAGGTTTCGCGTCGTGGTGGTAATATTGTTGCGATTAATCCTATTAAAGAGCGTGGTTTAGAGCGTTTTCAAGACCCTCAAGCGCCGCTAGAAATGATGACCAATGGCAGTACCCCAATCAGTCGTTATTATTTCCAGCCCAAAATTGGGGGGGACTATGCGCTGATGTTTGGGGTGATGAAGCATTTACTGGAATGGGATAAAAAGGCGCTTGCGAAAGGAAAAGCAAGCGTTTTTGATCGTAGCTTCATTGAAATGAATACCATTGGTTTTGATGAGATGCTGGCGGAGATTGATGGTACTGAATGGTTTGAAATTCATAAACATACTGGACTTTCACCTGAGCATTTAGAATCGATTGCCAAGATGTATCTGGATGCAAAAACTGCTATTTTTTGTTGGGGGATGGGGATTACCCAACACCGTCATGGTACAGCCAATATTCATATGTTGGCGAACTTGATGCTGGCACGAGGACATATTGGTCGTCCAGGGGCTGGTCTTTGTCCAGTGCGTGGGCACAGTAATGTGCAAGGCGACCGAACCATGGGAATTAATGAAAACCCAAGTGATGCCTTGCTAGACAGTATTGATCGGGTATTTGGCATCAAGTCACCGCGTAAACATGGTTTTGGTGTGGTCGATACCATTAAGGCGATGTATGAAGGTGATGTAAAAGTCTTTATTGGTTTGGGCGGAAACTTTGCGGTCGCAACGCCTGATACACCTTATACCCAAGAAGCATTACGCCGTTGTAATTTAACCGTCAACATTACCACCAAGTTGAATCGTAGCCATCTGGTCTGTGGCAAAGATGCGTTGATGCTACCTTGCTTAGGGCGTACTGAAGTAGATATGCAAGTGCATGGCGCACAAGCAATTTCGGTGGAAGATTCGATGTCGAATGTGCATCTTTCAGCAGGACGTAATCCACCGATCTCTGAAAATATTTTATCTGAACCTGATATTGTGGCCCGTATGGCGGAAGCTGCTTTACCTGAGAGTAAGGTGAAATGGCGTTGGTATATCGAAAGTTATGACCGTATTCGTGATTCGATTGCCGATGTTTTTGATGAGTTTCACGATTTCAATCAACGGGTCTATCAACCAAGTGGTTTCCATTTAGAGCATCCTGCTAATCAGCATGTCTGGAATACACCAAGTGGTAAAGCCCAGTTTTTGATTACACCACTGGCCGAAGTTTACGAAGATAAAGAAAATCAGTATGCCGCAGCCTATAGTGAGCAACAAGTGTATACCTTAATGACCACTCGTTCGCATGACCAGTACAACACCACTTTATATGGTTTGGATGACCGTTATCGCGGTGTATTCGGGCAACGCCGAGTGTTGTTTATGAATCAAGCAGATATTGATGCAGCAGGATTTGAAGCAGACCAATGGGTCGATATTGAGAGTGTATTCTCTGATGGGGTGAAACGGATTGTACATAGTTTCCGTATTGTGCCGTATAACATTCCGCAAGGCAGTCTGGCAGCGTATTATCCAGAAACCAATCCCTTGGTGGCTTTGGGTAGCCATGACAAATACGCCAAAATTCCAGCGTCTAAAAGCATTCCTGTGATTTTGCATGCAGGTAATGCACCAGCACATTTTAATTTGAATGTTGAAGTTGACCCTGAGCATGCCAATGAACGCGTCAGTAGCGTATAG
- the fdhD gene encoding formate dehydrogenase accessory sulfurtransferase FdhD: MDTKTRGYETMQVHRFHRDVSENELDYIVQEYPVALIYNGISHAVMMATPSDIEVFAKGFSLSEGILQSLSELYSLEIRQNELGVEVDMTISSRAFMALKEHRRMMVGRTGCGLCGIESLKQLYANLPAVSTHVSSIWLSQIPNAIAQLKIRQKISELTGGAHAAAWVVKGQIVALFEDVGRHNALDKLLGYLAEQKMDVADGFVVMTSRASYELIRKCAQYNIGLLATISAPTSMAIEMAKQLNLTLASFCRGESFVLYTE, from the coding sequence GTGGACACAAAAACAAGAGGTTATGAAACGATGCAAGTGCATCGTTTCCATCGTGATGTCTCTGAAAATGAACTGGATTATATTGTCCAAGAGTATCCTGTTGCCTTAATTTATAATGGTATTTCACATGCCGTGATGATGGCAACACCATCGGATATTGAGGTCTTTGCCAAAGGTTTTAGTCTCTCGGAAGGGATATTACAAAGTTTAAGCGAGCTGTATTCACTCGAGATTCGTCAAAATGAACTGGGGGTTGAAGTGGATATGACCATTTCATCCCGTGCTTTCATGGCTTTAAAAGAGCATCGGCGTATGATGGTCGGGCGCACAGGTTGTGGCTTATGTGGCATTGAAAGTCTAAAGCAACTCTATGCAAATCTACCTGCGGTCAGTACCCATGTTTCTTCAATATGGTTAAGCCAAATTCCTAATGCAATTGCCCAATTAAAAATCAGACAAAAAATCAGTGAACTCACCGGGGGAGCACACGCCGCAGCATGGGTCGTGAAAGGTCAGATCGTAGCGTTATTTGAAGATGTTGGTCGGCACAATGCCTTGGATAAATTATTGGGTTACTTGGCTGAACAGAAAATGGATGTTGCAGATGGTTTTGTGGTGATGACCAGCCGTGCCAGTTATGAGCTGATTCGTAAATGTGCGCAATATAATATTGGTCTCTTGGCGACCATTTCGGCACCAACCAGTATGGCGATTGAAATGGCAAAACAATTAAATCTCACCTTAGCCAGTTTTTGCCGTGGTGAGAGCTTTGTTTTATATACCGAATAA
- a CDS encoding putative solute-binding protein has product MKKGILITAFLTAFSTTTQAKVDICVFDLLGKAGESYKIVEEWALAAKAWQADLNLIAYQDEAKAQNDFEAGKCDGVSMTSMRARKYNKFAGSIDALGAITSNSIAQKAITYVLDPRNKHRLVTSINGDEFEVAAIAQIGLAYVFVRDKSINTIEKGKGKKFAYLHYDQAQKMIVDRLELVGVPSEISDFAKKFNNKQVDVIAAPAYAYKPLEIAKGLGSNGAMFNFPVINLTGDIIIRPEKFPVGFGLKSRAWATKQLPKNFATIARLEAEIPEKYKQSLSAEDKRRYQQMLRDGRIELTKLGIYDPVMMGVLKRARCTVERTNFECSLSGE; this is encoded by the coding sequence ATGAAAAAAGGAATTTTGATTACAGCCTTTCTCACTGCATTTTCAACCACAACACAAGCAAAAGTTGATATCTGTGTATTCGATTTATTGGGCAAGGCAGGTGAGTCTTACAAAATTGTAGAGGAATGGGCGTTAGCTGCAAAGGCTTGGCAAGCGGATTTGAATCTCATTGCATACCAAGATGAAGCCAAAGCCCAAAATGATTTTGAAGCAGGTAAATGCGATGGGGTATCGATGACGTCAATGCGAGCACGTAAATACAATAAATTTGCAGGATCGATTGATGCATTAGGTGCGATCACCAGTAATTCGATTGCCCAAAAAGCCATTACTTATGTATTAGATCCTCGGAATAAACATCGATTGGTCACAAGCATTAATGGTGATGAGTTTGAGGTGGCTGCCATTGCTCAAATTGGTTTGGCTTATGTTTTTGTCAGAGACAAAAGTATTAACACTATTGAGAAAGGAAAAGGTAAAAAGTTTGCCTATTTACATTATGACCAAGCGCAAAAAATGATTGTAGATCGATTGGAATTGGTGGGTGTGCCTTCCGAAATTTCTGATTTTGCGAAAAAATTTAATAACAAGCAAGTTGATGTGATTGCGGCTCCTGCCTATGCCTATAAACCTTTAGAAATTGCCAAAGGTTTGGGGAGTAATGGCGCAATGTTTAATTTTCCAGTGATCAATTTAACTGGTGACATCATTATCCGCCCCGAAAAATTCCCAGTTGGTTTTGGTCTGAAATCTCGTGCTTGGGCCACCAAGCAATTGCCTAAAAACTTTGCCACGATTGCACGTTTAGAAGCTGAAATTCCTGAAAAGTACAAACAGAGTCTTTCCGCTGAAGATAAGCGTCGCTACCAACAGATGCTTCGCGATGGCCGAATTGAATTAACCAAACTGGGTATTTATGACCCCGTCATGATGGGAGTGCTAAAGCGTGCACGATGTACAGTGGAACGAACCAATTTTGAATGCTCATTGAGTGGCGAATAG
- a CDS encoding metal-dependent hydrolase, whose amino-acid sequence MNAIPHHHKLVARPVKFDFSNSPVQWIPNDPVCSHLINGINLILPAGEFWFCRVYNKALPYVKDPILMDDVKGFIRQEATHARAHQGAQEFLKQHDYDLEPAFKKINWIFSILLGESPLGIKLLEVKPLEHFWLITRVGVVAAIEHFTGVLGQWCMDNKSWDKADPVIADMFRWHLAEEVEHRCVAFDLFKEILPNPILFYLYRQLLMALVFPIFIYVLADVGRHLGKQDPDPAVKKIANKHLFGILFTYNKQAKATDNGPTLTFITKATIRWISPKFHPETEGNTQQALDYLARSPAVQALK is encoded by the coding sequence ATGAATGCCATTCCCCATCATCATAAACTGGTTGCTCGGCCTGTAAAGTTTGATTTTTCTAATTCTCCTGTGCAATGGATTCCAAATGATCCAGTGTGTTCGCATCTAATCAATGGGATTAACTTGATTTTACCTGCGGGAGAATTTTGGTTCTGTCGTGTTTATAACAAGGCCTTACCTTATGTAAAAGATCCTATTCTTATGGATGATGTAAAAGGTTTTATTCGACAAGAAGCAACTCATGCACGCGCGCATCAAGGCGCCCAGGAGTTTCTGAAACAGCACGATTACGATCTGGAACCTGCTTTCAAGAAAATCAACTGGATTTTTAGTATTTTGCTTGGTGAAAGCCCATTAGGCATTAAACTATTAGAAGTCAAACCATTAGAGCACTTCTGGTTAATTACACGAGTAGGTGTGGTTGCTGCCATTGAACATTTCACGGGCGTGCTTGGGCAATGGTGTATGGACAATAAATCATGGGACAAAGCTGATCCAGTCATTGCCGACATGTTTCGTTGGCATTTGGCAGAGGAAGTCGAACATCGTTGTGTTGCATTTGATTTATTTAAAGAAATACTGCCAAATCCGATTCTCTTTTATCTTTATCGTCAGTTGTTAATGGCATTGGTTTTCCCTATTTTTATTTATGTATTGGCAGATGTCGGTCGACATTTAGGTAAACAAGACCCAGATCCTGCAGTCAAGAAGATCGCAAATAAGCATTTATTTGGCATTTTATTTACCTATAACAAACAAGCCAAGGCAACAGATAATGGGCCTACATTGACTTTTATAACGAAAGCAACAATTCGTTGGATTTCACCTAAGTTTCATCCAGAGACGGAAGGAAATACCCAACAAGCTTTAGATTATTTGGCACGATCACCTGCCGTTCAAGCATTGAAATAG